The following proteins are encoded in a genomic region of Liolophura sinensis isolate JHLJ2023 chromosome 7, CUHK_Ljap_v2, whole genome shotgun sequence:
- the LOC135470299 gene encoding WD repeat domain-containing protein 83-like — protein sequence MTGTALPEKRVNLIDCKQGAVRAVRFNVDGNYCITCGSDKSLKLWNPHRSLLIKTYAGHGYEVLDAQASCDNSQICSCGLDKTVILYDVASGKALKKYRGHVGQVNCVRFNEESTLILSGSVDGSVRVWDIKSRKMEPVQVLDEAKDSVTCIQVSDHEILTGSADGRVRRYDLREGKMAVDSIGKPVTSVSFTRDGQCTLVSSLDNTLRLLDKDTGEMLNEYTGHKNSDYKIDNCLNSMDTHVMSGSEDGSVYIWDLLEAKIVQKLDHGKGVVHSMSHHPTENCLLTAVGPSVYVWKSKDASEAT from the exons ATGACAGGAACGGCACTGCCTGAGAAAAGGGTCAATCTTATTGACTGTAAACAAGGCGCTGTGCGAGCTGTTAGGTTTAATG TGGATGGCAATTATTGTATAACATGTGGAAGTGACAAAAGCCTAAAGTTATGGAACCCACACCGCTCTCTTTTGATAAAGACATATGCAGGTCATGGTTATGAAGTTCTGGATGCTCAAGCATCATGTGACAACAGTCAGATCTGCTCGTGTGGCCTGGACAAAACAGTCATCCTGTATGATGTAGCCTCTGGAAAAGCCCTGAAGAAGTACCGAGGACACGTGG GTCAAGTGAACTGTGTCCGATTCAATGAGGAATCCACTTTGATCCTGTCTGGTTCTGTGGATGGCAGTGTGAGGGTATGGGACATCAAGAGCAGGAAGATGGAACCAGTTCAG GTATTGGATGAGGCCAAGGACAGTGTGACATGTATCCAAGTCTCTGATCATGAAATCCTGACAGGCTCCGCTGATGGACGAGTTAGAAGATATGATCTTAGAGAAGGCAAAATGGCAGTTGATAGTATAGGAA agcCAGTGACCAGTGTGAGTTTTACCAGAGATGGTCAGTGTACACTGGTCAGCAGCCTGGACAACACACTAAGGCTGCTTGACAAGGATACTGGGGAAATGCTGAATGA ATACACAGGCCATAAGAACAGTGATTATAAGATAGACAACTGTTTGAACAGCATGGACACACATGTAATGAGTGGCTCAGAAGATGGAAGTGTCTACATCTGGGACCTCCTGGAG GCCAAGATTGTGCAAAAGCTAGACCATGGTAAAGGTGTCGTCCACTCAATGTCTCACCATCCTACAGAGAACTGTCTGCTCACAGCTGTGGGACCAAGTGTCTACGTGTGGAAGTCTAAAGATGCCAGTGAAGCGACATGA
- the LOC135471124 gene encoding protein mago nashi homolog produces the protein MSSSGDFYLRYYVGHKGKFGHEFLEFEFRPTGKLRYANNSNYKNDTMIRKEAFVHKSVMEELKRIIEDSEVMQEDDSLWPSPDRVGRQELEIVIGDEHISFTTSKIGSLVDVNQSKDPEGLRTFYYLVQDLKCLVFSLIGLHFKIKPI, from the exons ATGTCGAGTTCGGGAGATTTTTACCTGCGGTATTATGTTGGCCACAAAGGAAAGTTTGGCCACGAATTCTTAGAATTCGAATTTAGGCCGACAG GAAAATTGAGATATGCCAACAACTCCAATTACAAAAATGACACAATGATCAGAAAAGAG GCTTTTGTTCATAAATCTGTTATGGAAGAACTGAAGCGGATTATTGAAGACTCTGAAGTGATGCAAGAAGATGACAGTTTGTGGCCCTCACCTGACAGAGTTGGCCGACAG GAACTGGAAATTGTTATCGGAGATGAACACATCTCTTTCACAACTTCAAAGATCGGCTCGTTGGTTGATGTTAACCAGAGCAA AGACCCAGAGGGACTGAGGACGTTTTATTATCTGGTACAGGACCTCAAATGTCTCGTCTTCTCGCTGATTGGACTCCATTTTAAAATCAAGCCAATTTAA